A region of the Styela clava chromosome 1, kaStyClav1.hap1.2, whole genome shotgun sequence genome:
taaatcatcattaaattcagaggagaacagcggagcaatgcaccaactctcatttatttctggctaaacgtgcaaaatcagcgaatccgcttatcagacagcggacatcagaaattctaactgtgtatatttacaagttaatgcaaatttagcctcaaaaaaatttgaaattaattcagAGGTGCAGTCAAAACTTTGGTCATGAAGAGCAGTGTGATAGGTAAATGTCGGCTGCCAACGACACAGAATCatccgaatttgttatcgcaaaTTGGACAGTCGAGTCGATGCTCAATGTTTTGTGCTTCCTGCTTTGGATATGATCGTTGACATCTGAACGTCCGCCTTGACTAATAGAAAAACAGATCTGCAATGCGTAcagtgtacatttgaacctttcctccttcagtttgcttcaaataaggaaaatctttcttcaactcatcagaaaacttgtactttctttttggcatttcgacaacttaacgacattgcagttaacgccagaaaacgcattaaaacatatatataccaattgtgacaaaacaatagagcgatttctctctctgaactagcaaagtgtgtcgcaaaacagtggtaaatgggctgtcaccgttaaaaaaaaaattgtaataaggttgaatttgaattttttacccaAGAAAACCGTGctgacaaaccgggacatttgagtcaaccggccgggacgccgggacagcttgtcaaaaccgggactgtcccggctaaaccgggacgtatggtaagcctatgcAGTCCATGAGTATCGATGCAGTGTTTTTATGATAGAAGAGatcaatgcttaaatatatgggaCACAAAAACCAAAATGAAGTAGCCTAGTACGGGTAataaatcttttacagtaccggCACCGTGTTTCGCGACTTCGACTGACCACCAGATCGCTACGATTTccaacgcggaaccgccacaaacgcaatttttaattttgatggcgtcatcaCCCACAGGAATTttgcaaataaataaaagtaactgCCTTCATGCGACAACAACAGTCTCTAACCACTGCAATGTCAGTGCAATTGGTCTAGCTAGTAGTTGAagggaaaagcgatttttttcacgaAACGAAtactaaaaacaacaacaacataataacaaaacgatataTAATACTTGAAATGTAAAAGAAAATCTCGCATCAATTTATACTAATTGTCGaatcatgtttttgtttttcgaaCGCTGGGTTGAAAGTTATGATCAATGGGTGACTTCGTATAAAATCAAGTGTGGAAATTCTACAGACAGTCCAAACCATCATGGAAAATAATCAAGAGAAGGTAGGCACATTTTGTTGTAGGTTTAAACATCTAATTCTGTATTTAACGTTGTATTTAATATACTTTACCAGGTATTTCCGGGAAATATTGACCGAAATACTAAagtcacaaatatatttcccaATCCAGTGCTTTGCCGCTACGTGCGACTCTATCCACAGCGTTGGCATGTGCATTTGAGCAGTAAATTTTCGTTGTTAGAATTTTGTTATTCCAATACTCTATGGCCAACTTTTGATCTTATCTTGACTTGTTGTGATGTCATGGGTACTGCTAGATAACCACTAGACTGAAATGTCATAAACCCTTATACCGTAAAGAGAAAAACTTAAGTTTAACACAGCACAGTACGAGACAAGCGCAGCGGAATCGAGAGAAATAGAGAACCATGCGGACAGGAAGAAGCCCAAGGCAATTATGAGAAAacaattatgacgtcataaacccAAATCTAGTTACGGTTGACAACCGACGAATCGATGAGAATCAATGAAAATGTTTCATGAAACGCTAATTCTCCTAATAATTCTTATTAAAAATAAGATGGCACGCAAAGACGCTTGATTATAGACGCTTGCCATGAATGTTAACCATTTAAACCAAGGGTCGACAATTACTTTTTAATCGCGACTCGGAaaggaatttcaaaatttcgCGACCTAAACCTCCGTTGGTTACTGGATACAACAAAATTCACTGGTTTATGTTTATTGAACTTCATAGAATAAACTATGATATAATTTATCATACAGCCAatccatttgaaaaaacaaCTTTACTTTTTAACCAATCTATATTGCTTCCATCCCTTCAAACGGCTTTTTACAACTATTACCATTTCGTGCGTTTTGTCATACTGAACCGCAAGAACAGAACCAACTGAATTATGcatcatattatttatttatcatacgTTTCCATTCatgaaaaaatgcatttcattcATTTATGTTCCAATCTTGTTTTATCATGTCCGATGCCTTCCGTCCAATCATGTAACACGGAGCTTGGGTGTTAGATGACGTCACATGGGGCATGACTGATGCATCGGCGACTCTTAGACCCTCAACATGCCGGACCCTTCACAACAAAATAAAGAGGTAAATAATGCGGACCGCTCCAACAAAAATACTAAACCATGTAGTAAATAAGGACTCTGTGTTTATTGAATCGACATAAAATTGTATAGAGACATACACAAGTTCAGTTATGATAACTTTGTCATAGTTTGATTGTAAATAACcgatatatatcaaaaataaatgattgaccTACCTAAGTCTTTCGTCAACAACTGCCATTTCATCGTCTTCTTGTCCTATTTTAGCAGTACAACATGCGTGTGCTGCATATCCAAAACTTTCAACGTAACATCGATAAAATTCATCGGgccttgaaaataaatttttgttagGGTAGTGGTTTAGTGTCAGTAGATTTATTAATTGTTTGAAACATGGCACATGAATAACTAATTGTTAAATTCagtttttcattcattcagtAGTTATTTTATAAAGAAAGCATGATGAACTTGGATTCAATATTTACTTGCAGTTTGCTGTCACGCTAATATATTGTTCATCCATCCAATGCAAAACCAAGACGGTTTTTACTTTTTACTGAATCGTCTTCTATAAAATTTTGCCATGCTTTACTCGCTGTTGCATAGATGTAAGTGGATGGATACTTCACAAAACcctaaaaattttcaacagcagcAGGCGCAGATATTACGTGGGAGAAATATTACCTGGGAGGGTTAGTGTAGAGCGATCCATTGCATACTTCAGGTGTTATCATCCTAAATCCAATTTCTTTCATTGTTTTTGTCATTTCGAACTCTTCAAGCTTTCTAAATCCTAAAAAAAGGATTTGATAAAAACTACGTTGAAACACCAGAAAGGCAAGATTTTATGCGTTTATTGCATGTATGCAAGAGATCCTAACTACTTCATTTCTTGTTTCGCGCAATTTTGACTTGCAGGAAAATTTGCTCGTGATTGAGCGTGCCAAATTGTTGTTGCCAGAcccgaaaaattctttttatactataccattgcaaaatttttggtgcttattttaagagcgGTTTCGCGGGTTGGGTTTcctcctttttttttttttatctgtgttGAGCCTGTGATTAaattgattactgcaattaaattaaaactcctacgAAAACGAAATGATTGAGTTCTTAATTCATACATAAATTTccgaaacaaaactaaaaaataacCAATGGCATGCAAAAAACATAATATGATGGAATGTTCACAACCATGCCTGAAAATATCTGAATGAATGACAAAAGTGTTTGAGCGGCTGCTAAAACatctattgttatgtcactttTTGTATCTTtctgattagccaatgttacggcagtcaATGATCAGGGTTAAATATTCATTGTTTTTCTTGTTAGTATTGTACTTCTCTTTGTCGTAGTGAAAACATCGATTTTCTCATTACCTACTAAActaattactttgaaattttcagtggtgaaagaattactttcatttatttcaaatatctcTTTGGGCTCTATGTGATTTGTTATTCAACTCGAAATTTTATGTGGTGATTTCttgaaaattgatgaaattattTGTATCGGTTGTGAGACCTCTCTCGTGCTACTCTTAGCGGAAGTAGGAAGTTTTTCGACCGTAAAGTACAATGGACTAGGTAAGGTATTGCGTAGAGTAAGGCAGACTACTGCAGACTTTGGCTTCGTGGCCATTTAATTGAGCATCGTTCTCTTTGTCTTTTCTTTTTGGGAGATTTGGGAGATGTGACCACAAGGAACCAAGCTTGTCCAGTAATCCAAGTGTCAATTATGGTTTTTGCATTTGGAAATTAAAATACAGACATGCGAGTATTCATGCCATTTGTCAAATGGGCGTTTTAtaatagagagagagatttaCTTTTCGTCAATCAGAAATATGAGCATTGCAACAATTAAAAGATATACCACAACATACGCAAAGTTTTTCAGTATAGACTGGGGGATGCGATACGGCCTAATACATTTAGAGCCTCAACCTTAATTAATCCGACACAGCAAGTTGGGGAACAGTATTTCACGCCATTGCCATCTACTGGGTAGTACGTAcagtataaatattatatttgaagaaTAGTTTCATTATTTCAAATAGATAGATATATGAATGTATTGGTCTCGGATTAGATTTACCTTCTATGTGCATCTTTATATCATCTTCTTCCGACAGATAATTTGGATCAATAATAGGCTGATCAAAAGGATTCGTCGACTTTAATCGAATTTCACCTTTTGATTTGGGATGCTGAACTCCTATTATCGAATAGGTATAAAACGTATGCTAAAAATAAAAGCAGTTGCAATATAAGATAAAATGTTATGGTTGAACGGTGGTACTTCATACTCCGTGGAAGCACATATATATTCCTGAAATGCCAGATTCCTCCCTTTCTTCATGTTCGTAGTACAATCTTGATATAAGTCCTTTACTGTACAAATTTCAGATTTTGTCAAGATCTCTCGTTTTATTGAATCAAATACAGTACATGAAGATCAATAATGAGTCATAAAACTAAAAGCAGGTTTGTACCATTTGCATCTAATAACGTCAACATTATGAATTTATAAACTTGATATTGGActttaaaatattgtatttggctgatttcaattttttttaataaagacaGAAAGAGCAGTTCAAAGCATTGAAATTGAGAAATTGAAATCTGAAAAGCTCTCATATATAATAATGAATTTCTTACGTTTTCTTTAAACTTGAAAACCAAAGATAATTTTCCTGAGGCGAAAAGTACTTGAATACTAGGAAATGGCCGTTTTCTTAAAAAAAGGTATGTTTATTTTGCATAtcaaaagtttttatttgtttaattttgacAGATTGGCCCAAACGAAGCTCAACAAAAAACGCATCCATGTTTTAGCCCCTCGCACAATAAACAcataaaagtattttttgtaagtTATCGTATCCGCCATAGTTTATACATTGTGAATTGTTATGTTCGTTAATTAATTTGAGTTTTTTGATCGGAAAACTTAGTAATGTATTAGGAAagggtttcaaaattttgtatctTGAATGCAAAATTATTCTGAGTTCTCTTATTAAAAAGTTATTCATGATCCAAATTATTATAGGCCTATTGGCtagtttaaattttttcagCAACACAAATGATGCGCAAAATATATAGAAATGGTagcaatatttgaatacatttacAAAGCACATAGTTTctaaaaaattcttttcaagttgctttgtaaaatattttgctaCAATTTGCTTACTTGCTGCTTAGAGTTACGTTAGTTCCAAAATACTTAGTCTTATGATGAAGCACGATACTGCCACCCACGACTGCTGAGTTGTGTCCGGTACCGTTCATGACGTATTCCGTGATAGATTCCGGTGTCTAAACATTGGTCTCAATTTAATTTGCGATATGTGACATTGCTCCTCTCCCACAGATATCTAAACTGTAGTTATCAATTCCACAATATCTGCGAAATACTGCTTAACTTACCATATCTGTTGCAATCCGGCTGTCGTTTGTAGCGTGATAGACGAAGTGCCCAAAATGATCCTGAAAATTAGCTCCCACGCCTGGCAAATCCCTCACAACTTCTATCTGGAAGGCAAAAACACTGCAGTCTGACATTGAAATTTGTGTCATGGTTTACGATTTTAAGGTATGTTTTACCAAAGTCTTGTgtttactttttaaaaaaatagtcAAATATTCGTAGTGAAATATTTGTAGATATTTCAGAGCTTAAGAATCTTTCGATAAATAAGCTATTGACACAACACGAATCTCCCACATGATTCTTTTACACAGATATAAAAGATCAAGGTATCAGCGCTATTCTAAA
Encoded here:
- the LOC144422090 gene encoding glucose dehydrogenase [FAD, quinone]-like isoform X2, whose amino-acid sequence is MTPESITEYVMNGTGHNSAVVGGSIVLHHKTKYFGTNVTLSSKKRPFPSIQVLFASGKLSLVFKFKENHTFYTYSIIGVQHPKSKGEIRLKSTNPFDQPIIDPNYLSEEDDIKMHIEGFRKLEEFEMTKTMKEIGFRMITPEVCNGSLYTNPPRPDEFYRCYVESFGYAAHACCTAKIGQEDDEMAVVDERLRVRHVEGLRVADASVMPHVTSSNTQAPCYMIGRKASDMIKQDWNINE
- the LOC144422090 gene encoding glucose dehydrogenase [FAD, quinone]-like isoform X1; protein product: MLSGIGPKNHLEEMEIEVVRDLPGVGANFQDHFGHFVYHATNDSRIATDMTPESITEYVMNGTGHNSAVVGGSIVLHHKTKYFGTNVTLSSKKRPFPSIQVLFASGKLSLVFKFKENHTFYTYSIIGVQHPKSKGEIRLKSTNPFDQPIIDPNYLSEEDDIKMHIEGFRKLEEFEMTKTMKEIGFRMITPEVCNGSLYTNPPRPDEFYRCYVESFGYAAHACCTAKIGQEDDEMAVVDERLRVRHVEGLRVADASVMPHVTSSNTQAPCYMIGRKASDMIKQDWNINE